Proteins encoded within one genomic window of Microbacterium sp. LKL04:
- a CDS encoding GNAT family N-acetyltransferase, whose amino-acid sequence MADLRVEELSASTIVAVNTLSLKPGQERFIAPESYAIAATVVDPATSWQRVILDGDEVVGFVSAGFDEDAPHEHFRSVLWRINVDADDQGRGVGRYAVDQLVDEARARGFDHVNVIYEAGEGGPDAFFRRVGFTPVDETEYGEVVAQIRL is encoded by the coding sequence ATGGCTGACCTCCGCGTGGAAGAACTGTCGGCGTCGACGATCGTCGCCGTGAACACCCTCTCGCTCAAGCCGGGCCAGGAACGCTTCATCGCACCCGAGAGCTATGCGATCGCAGCGACCGTCGTCGATCCCGCCACGTCGTGGCAGCGAGTGATCCTCGACGGCGACGAGGTCGTCGGTTTCGTGAGCGCCGGCTTCGACGAGGACGCCCCGCACGAGCACTTCCGCTCGGTTCTGTGGCGGATCAACGTGGATGCCGACGATCAGGGCCGCGGCGTCGGTCGCTACGCCGTCGACCAGCTCGTCGACGAGGCGCGCGCCCGCGGCTTCGATCACGTGAACGTGATCTACGAAGCCGGCGAGGGCGGACCCGACGCGTTCTTCCGCCGCGTCGGCTTCACCCCCGTCGACGAGACCGAGTACGGCGAGGTCGTCGCGCAGATCCGTCTCTGA